Part of the Actinomycetota bacterium genome is shown below.
CGTCGTCGCGCGAGAGCGTCTCCGAGAGCTACCTCGCAGCGCTGGTCCGCCACCTCCCTGACGCGATCGTGTCGGTGGACACCGAAGCGAGCGTCGTCGCGCTCAACCGGGGCGCGATGACCACCTTCAGGACGGGCAGGGTCACCGCCGAGGGGCAGACGCTCTCGGCCGTCCTCGGGCCGGCCGGCGAGCAGATCCGTCCGTTGGTGGACGACGCACTGGCAGGGCGCACCCGACGAGCCGAGGTCGCCGTCGGCACGGCGGACGGTCGGCTGGTGGTGTCGCTCACGGTTGCCCCCGTTCGCGACCACGCCGAGCGCGTGGTCGGCGCGGTCGCGGTCGCCCGCGACATCACCGATGCCCGACGCAACGAGGACCGCCTCCGAGAGCTGCAGAAGGCACAGAGCCTGGCGACGCTGGCCGGCGGCGTCGCGCACGACTTCAACAACCTCCTCGTTACGGTCAACAGCTGGGCCGAGCTGGCGGCAGAAGACCCCGGTGACGCCGAGGTCGTCGCAACGGCGCTCGAACAGATCCAGACCTCGGCGCGACGCGCTGCCGAGCTGGCACGGTCGATGCTCGTCTACAGCGGCCGGGGACGCTTCCAGTTCGAAACCGTCGACATGACGGCACTGCTGCGAGAGATGGCCGCACTCCTCCGGGGAGCCATGAGTCGCAAGGTCGAGATGCGCCTCGAGCTCGTCGACGAGCTACCACCGGTCGAAGGCGACGCAAGCCAACTCCGCCAGGTCGTCATGAACCTCGTGACCAACGCCGCCGAGGCGCTGTCGGAGCACACAGGGACGATCACCGTTCGCACCTCTGGACCTGACGGGGCCGGTGCTCTGGCCGAACGGCAAGAACTACCATCCGGTCGCTACATCGCCGTTGAGGTCGCCGACACCGGGCCCGGCATGGACGAGACCACCATGGAACGCGTCTTCGAACCGTTCTTCACGACGAAGTTCGAGGGACGCGGTCTCGGTCTCGCTGCCAGCCACGGCATCGTGCGCGCCCACGGCGGAGTTCTCACCGTCGACAGCGAGCCAGGCCACGGCGCGACGTTTCGTATGCTGCTGCCGGCGCTGGACAAGGGCGGTGGCCAGTGAGCGATACGACCGGGCCGTCTCAGCTCCCGCCGAAGGGCACCGTGCTCGTCGTCGATGACGAACCGGACGTCCGCCAGATCGTCGGCCTACTCCTGCGTCGCGAAGGCCACGAGGTCCTCGAAGCCGGCGACGGCGAGGCGGCCCTCCACGCTGTACGTGAAGCTGGCAACAGCATCGACGCCGTGCTCCTCGACGTGATGATGCCGCGAATGACCGGCCACGAGGCGTTACCCGCGATCCGGGAGCTGCAGCCGGAGATGCCGGTCGTGTTCTTCAGCGGCTACGACCGCGGTGAGGTGACTGGCCATCTCCAGACGGCGACCGCCCACACGACCTTCGTGCCCAAGCCGTTCACGAACGAACAGCTGCTGGCCGCCATCTCAGAGGCGATCAGCGCCTCCTCGCGACACCGAGGCCCGCGAACCCCGTGAGGGAACCGATAGCAACGCCCAAGCGCGGGCAGCTCCACCGAGTCAGCTCTCGCCACCTCAAAGCCAACGACCGGCAGGCAAGGCGCCAAGAGCTGGACCGCGAGTTCCAACGGGGTAACGACTCCGCTCGGCCAAGGACCGCCGGTGAGGCTGACTGGACCGACCGGACGTCACGATACCGGAGCGCGGTGGCCGAAGCCGGGGGACGGCCCTAGCGGCGTTTGTTTGGAGCCGCCCGGACTACCGGATTCAGGGGTCGTGCAGCTGGGCGCGAACCGCGCGACATTCCCCTGATGCGCGGTGTGATCGCTTCCGCGAAAGCGGTGGGCCGCACGTACGGCAGCGTAGATTGCGAGACTCGGATGCGGCAGGCCGGCTGGTCATGGCCTGCTCGGTGGCTCGGGCCAGCACCGCCGTGTTGACTATGGGCGGCTGATCGACATCGGTGGACCGCCCAGACACGAACGCAGATGATCTCGGCGGGTGCGGTCCTGCCAACCCCCGTAGTCAGCCAGCACCCCAGAGTCAACCTCGAGTTGGGCTGCCAGCCACCGCACCGCAACTGAAGGAGCGGCGGCGAGGTCATCGGGGACGAACCCTAGCCACGGCAGCGTGCAGAGCTGCAGGGCCACCCCCAAAGAGTTTGCTGCTCCCCGATGCTTAGCCGCCCACCGCCGATCCCGCTCGTCGAGCCGGAGAAGCTCGCGAGGTCCTCACCGGTGATTTCGACGGGATAGCCCGACAGGCGGGCCACCTCAGCATCGGAAAGGTAGCGGGTCGGCATCCCCACCTCCACGAGCATGGTCAAACGGTGGGGAAGGTGTCGGCACCCCAGTACCTGGCCTGCGACCGCAGCAAAATGGCGGTGGGGCCGCCGGCTGCCTCGCAGGCCTACCCATCGGGTGTCGGGCCGCATCGCGGTCGGGCCGGGCACCTTGTTCTCAGGATCGCTTCTTCCAGGTCGAAAGGGGTCACGATGATCTCCAAGGAGATACTGATTGGTGCTGCCGACGCGTGGCTGGTGGTGGTGTCCGCGCTCGGCGTCTTGCTCGCGGTCGTGGTGTACACGCGCGTGGTGGGGTTGCGGACGTTCTCGAAGATGTCCTCGTTCGACTTCGCCGTCACAGTGGCGATCGGTTCGGCGATGGCGTCGGTGTCTCTTGTGGGATCGTCGCTGCTCGCGGGTGTGCTCGCGATCGGGACGTTTCTTGGCGCGCAGTACGTCATCGCGCAGCTACGCAGCAGGTGGACCTTTAGTTCCATGGTGGACAACGCTCCCGTCGTCCTGATGGCGGGTCAGGAGTTCCTGCATGACAACCTTCGTCGAGCACGCGTGACCGAGGACGACGTCCGGGCCAAGCTGCGGAAAGCCAACGTGTACAACTACGACCAGGTGCGCGCGGTCATCCTCGAGACCACCGGCGACATCAGCGTCATCCACGGCGACCACCCGCTCGACCTGGACATCTTCCGAGACGTCACTGACCACGAAGCCCTGGCTGGCGGAACGGGTCAGCAGGCCTAGACAATCCACCTGATGGAGATCGGGGGGCAGGCGACGAGACGGTTGGTCTTCCGTAGCGTCGTTGGCCTCGGCGGGAACGCTCTGTAATCCCCTGTCGCCTTCGGGCTGACTTGGTAACGAGGTGCGCCCGTCGAGGCCGCCGCCGTGTGACTGACCAGAGGGATGTGCACGCTCACATCAGGACTGTCCGTAGCGGCTTCTGCACCGTCACCGACAGGAGGCCAGCATGGATGTCATCATCGGGATCGATCCGCACAAGAGCTCGCACACCGCCGTCGCGCTCGACACGGCTGGACAGCGACTCGCCGAGCCGCGAGTGGCCGCCAACAAGGACCAGTGTCTTGCGGCGTCAGAGGTTCGCGGAGCCATGGCCCAGCGACGGTGGGCAGTGGAGGGCGCCAACGGACTTGGCCGGCTGCTGGCTCAGCAGCTGATCGCCGCTGGCGAACAGGTCATCGATGTGTCCGCCATGCTCTCGGCTCGCGTCCGGCTTGTCTCGCGTGGTTCGGCACGCAAGTCGACAGACACGACGCCCGGTCGACCGCGATCGCCGCACTTCACGGTCGGCTGCGCGAGGTTGGCGCTGAGACGTCGCCGTGGTGCTGCGGATGCTGTCAGATCGCCGTGATTAGCTCTCAGCGTCACGCAACAGGACCGTGTGTCGGCTGCACAACCACCTGCGTCACCTGCGCCCAGGTGGTGCTCCGCTGCATCTGACGGCCGAGCGGACCAGTCGGCTGCTGCAAGGCATCTGCCCTGACGGCGTGGTCGCGGTGCAACGCAAGCAGTTGGCCCGCGAGCTGGTTGCCGACCTGCGCACGGTCGACAAGCAACTCGTCGACATCGATCAGCGCATCGTCGAGCGGTCACCGCAACCAAGACGAGCCTGACCGACGTCGTCGCATCGGCCCGATCTGGCTGCGGTGATCATCGGACACGCTGCGACAGCCACCGGTTCCCCTCGCGCGCCCACTTTGCGAGCTACGCAGGCACCGCGCCGATCGAGGCGTCCCCGGGTGACGTGTCGCGCCACCGGCTCTCACGCCGCGGCAACCGCCGGCTCAACGCTGCCATCCACATGGTCGTGCTCAGCCAGCTGTCCCACACGAGTCCCGGTCGCGTCTACGTCGATCGACGCCTCGCCGAGGGCAAGTCCCGACGAGAAGCGATGCGCGCCCTCAAGCGTCAACTGTGCAACGTGATCTACCGGTACCTGGTCGACGACGCCGCTGCCGAGCGGTGCGCCGCGCCAGCCGCAGCGTGAGCGGATCCGGGGGACACGCCAGCCTCGAGGGCTGACGTCAGGTCACACCCGGATCCGGGAACGACCCTACATCGCAGACAGCCCTGTCGCTGGGTGGCCTTATCACGCCCTCAGAGTTCTCACCCCAGACCGCACTTGACACACAGAGGGTTCGTTCTGGGCGGTGCCTCGGAGAGAAGAACGGCACATA
Proteins encoded:
- a CDS encoding ATP-binding protein yields the protein MDGVVLVNDVETTLARLSEEPAGAMRTVLAVVGPDVDHPLSVALELQRAHDALAFAFVVEPSAAEALEIRLGLVPELRGATVIAAQGSVEALRASLDEAAVAAARRHQVRGALDEMNRQLLDTGRSAPSSRESVSESYLAALVRHLPDAIVSVDTEASVVALNRGAMTTFRTGRVTAEGQTLSAVLGPAGEQIRPLVDDALAGRTRRAEVAVGTADGRLVVSLTVAPVRDHAERVVGAVAVARDITDARRNEDRLRELQKAQSLATLAGGVAHDFNNLLVTVNSWAELAAEDPGDAEVVATALEQIQTSARRAAELARSMLVYSGRGRFQFETVDMTALLREMAALLRGAMSRKVEMRLELVDELPPVEGDASQLRQVVMNLVTNAAEALSEHTGTITVRTSGPDGAGALAERQELPSGRYIAVEVADTGPGMDETTMERVFEPFFTTKFEGRGLGLAASHGIVRAHGGVLTVDSEPGHGATFRMLLPALDKGGGQ
- a CDS encoding response regulator: MSDTTGPSQLPPKGTVLVVDDEPDVRQIVGLLLRREGHEVLEAGDGEAALHAVREAGNSIDAVLLDVMMPRMTGHEALPAIRELQPEMPVVFFSGYDRGEVTGHLQTATAHTTFVPKPFTNEQLLAAISEAISASSRHRGPRTP
- a CDS encoding DUF421 domain-containing protein, which encodes MISKEILIGAADAWLVVVSALGVLLAVVVYTRVVGLRTFSKMSSFDFAVTVAIGSAMASVSLVGSSLLAGVLAIGTFLGAQYVIAQLRSRWTFSSMVDNAPVVLMAGQEFLHDNLRRARVTEDDVRAKLRKANVYNYDQVRAVILETTGDISVIHGDHPLDLDIFRDVTDHEALAGGTGQQA